AGTATCTAATGTAAAATACTCATCCAGAGGTTTATTATTAATTATTATATTTCCCTTTCCAGGCATAAGCCTTACTCTCGCTACAGCTTCTTTTCTTCTTCCTGTTCCGTAATATTGTACTGTTGCCATAGGATATCCTCCTTTCACTCTATGTCTAATTTTTCAGGCTTTTGAGCTTGATGCTTATGCTCAGAGCCCCTATATACTTTCAATCTTTTAATCATTCTGCGACCAAGTCTGTTTTTAGGCAACATGCCTTTTACAGCGTGGTATATTACAAACTCAGGTTTTGTCTGCATTAATTTTTTATACTGAACTTCTTTTAATCCTCCTGGATACCCTGTATAATATTTGTAATACTTATCTTCTAATTTATTGCCTGTCAACACAATTTTTTCGGCATTTAAAACTATCACAAAATCTCCTGTATCTACATGAGGTGTGTAGGTTGGTCTGTGCTTACCCATTAGTATTTTAGCAATTTGGCTTGCTAATCTTCCTAAGACTTTACCCTCAGCATCTATAACAAACCATTTTCTTTCGACATCTTCAGGTTTAGCCATATATGATTTCATCTTCTATATAACCTCCTTATCCGTGGTAAATTTCCAGCATAGGGCACAATTTCGCATAATATTATTTTAATTCACAGAACTGCAACTGTCAATACATAATTTTTATTAAATACAATCCTTGCGGCGGAGCAGTGATACCTGCTTTTGTTCTGTCTCTTGATGTTAAAATATCATAAACTTCATTTACTTCTATTTTGCCAAGACCTACATAAGATAGTGTACCTACAATTATTCGTACCATGTTATACAAAAAACCATTAGCTTCTATTTCAATGTTAATAAAATCTTCATCTTTTTCAATAGTTAAATCATACACTGTTCTTATGGTACTTGTTTTACTACTTCCTGAAGCTTTAAAAGCAGAAAAATCGTGAGTCCCAATTAGGTAAGAAGCAGCTTTCTTCATTTTTTCTATACTTAAAGGATAATCTATATGCCAACAATAATTTCTCATTGTAGGCATTTGAAATTTCCTATTAAGAATAATGTATTTGTATCTTTTCCTTTTTGCACTATATCGAGCGTGAAAAGAGTCTTCCACATCCTTTGCTTGGACAACTACTATATCATCGGGTAATACACTGTTTAGAGCATAGGGCAGCTTTTCTGCAGGTATTTTAGTATTAGTTTTAAAGTTAGCTACTTGATATAGAGCATGGACACCTGTATCAGTTCTACTCGCACCTATTAAATTAACTTCTTCCCCTGTTACCTTTTTTATTGCTTTTTGCAATACCTCCTGAACTGTCACTGCATTCTTTTGGTATTGCCAACCGTGATAATTGGTCCCGTCATATTCTACTACAATCATTACGTTTCTCATTTTTACCACGTCCAAACTCTATTCCATACAATTAGCAATACCATTATCAAGGTCACAGCTAAAGCTTGATAATCTCTCGGTTGGATTTTAAGCTGTTTCATTCGCGTTCTATTTTGCCCGCCTCTATAACACCGAGATTCCATGGCAACTGCTAATTCGTCAGCT
The sequence above is a segment of the Thermoanaerobacter ethanolicus JW 200 genome. Coding sequences within it:
- the truA gene encoding tRNA pseudouridine(38-40) synthase TruA → MRNVMIVVEYDGTNYHGWQYQKNAVTVQEVLQKAIKKVTGEEVNLIGASRTDTGVHALYQVANFKTNTKIPAEKLPYALNSVLPDDIVVVQAKDVEDSFHARYSAKRKRYKYIILNRKFQMPTMRNYCWHIDYPLSIEKMKKAASYLIGTHDFSAFKASGSSKTSTIRTVYDLTIEKDEDFINIEIEANGFLYNMVRIIVGTLSYVGLGKIEVNEVYDILTSRDRTKAGITAPPQGLYLIKIMY
- the rplM gene encoding 50S ribosomal protein L13; translation: MKSYMAKPEDVERKWFVIDAEGKVLGRLASQIAKILMGKHRPTYTPHVDTGDFVIVLNAEKIVLTGNKLEDKYYKYYTGYPGGLKEVQYKKLMQTKPEFVIYHAVKGMLPKNRLGRRMIKRLKVYRGSEHKHQAQKPEKLDIE